The sequence below is a genomic window from Nicotiana tomentosiformis chromosome 6, ASM39032v3, whole genome shotgun sequence.
cacggacaactcacgtgccataatatcaatatctggatccgcacagacaactcatgtgctgcatggataactcacgtgctataatatcaatatcctcacaaacaggctcccggcctcactcagtcatcaatctctccagtctcactcacgggctcacaatatcatgaaactagcccgataacaatgatatgatgtatcaataaataaaaactgagattaagatatgatatgaatgcatgaatatgactgagtacgaaatatcaatgaaatcagtaaaatgacggcaagaaacgaccactataggTCCTAACAGtatcgtcataaagcctaaacatgatatctagcatgattgacaactcaattactttatcacatagtgaaaacacggacatcaacaaagtaggaccactatacagtgccatggaaacaacagagtcccaattcacatggtgcacgcccacactcccgttacctagcatgtgcgtcacctcaataccaatgacataacacgtatttcgggatttcataccctcggcactaagtttagaagagttacttacctcgaacaagccaatatcaATGCCGAGTAagccaagtgatgctccaaagatgccatcacgcgcgtagcgacctccgaacgactcaaaactagccaaaagcaacaaaaatacatcaaataaatcccaaggaaacaattccaaaatataaagatcgaatctttaatcaaaacctaAAATCGACCAAAAATTACACCAGGGCCCGCGCCTCGGAAttagacaaaactcacaaaatcctacaaccaattcaattacgagtccaaccaaatagtttcactcaaatccaactccaaatcgatgttcaaaactcaaaaattcacattatgaaactttaggccaaaacccccaatttcccctttgaaaatcatcaaccaaaagctagaatcgaagatagattcatgaaatataaccaaaaccgagtagagaacacttaccccaatttatatggtaaaaattgcttcaagaatcgcctcaatcagagctccatagctccaaaaatgcaaaaatatctgaaaCTTTTGAAATTGAGTACTATATACACTACCCAGTCGTCCTCTTTCGCGAATGCGGGAAAACCATTACGTTCGCTATGAACAAGATATCAGTCACCCAAAaatactctacgcgttcgcggcaCAAGCCTCGCGAATGCGATACACACCGGGGACAGAGCTACGCGAACGCGGTTCCAACTACGCCAACGCGATGAAGAAAGGCCTCCAACTCTAGCACCCAGGtcaaccctacgcgaacgcgatccctcatacgcgaacgcgaagaaggcttgCCCCAACTCTACGCGAAAGCGGACaaatattcgcgaacgcgatgaagaaatgccactgccatcaaaatacactacgcgttcgcggtacttgccacgcgaacgcgatgaagggctgagacaccagaaaccagcagaacacagtagtgccaaaatgaaggaggatggcccgaaatcaatctgaaacacgtccgagcccctcgggatcccgtccaaacacaccaacaagtcccataacataacacggacctactggaggtctcaaaacacatataacaatatcgaaacggcgaatcacacctcaattcgaaatcaatgaacttgaaacttcaaacttccacaacagataccgaaacctatcaaatcacgcccgattgacctcaaattttgcacacaagacccaaatgacataacgaagctattccaattcccggaatcacaatccgaatcatcagatcaaaaagtctactcccggtcaaacttttcaaaaatccaacttccgccatttcaagtcaaattccactacggaccttcaaatcacaacccggacgtgctcctaagtccaaaatcacccaacggacctaccggaaccatcaaaactccgttccgggttcaaattcacaaaaagtcaaacttggtcaactctcccaatttaaagctttaacaatgaaattcattcttctaatTCGATTCCAAataacctaaaaatcaaaaccgacaattcacataagtctTAATACAttatacagagctactcatgcccgtaaactaccgagcgaagtgcaaatgctcaaaatgaccggttgaatCGTTACATTTAACTTGGTAtaattgatatctcctgatcgaaaaggttacataattgataaggagaagaactccttaatcaaagagaataccatccaagataagggaggagtcagaagttgagatcaactagaactcttccaccaaggaagagtagcattagaactctagttatttcttcatctactaactctatatattgcaagATGTTCTTATTTTATAGTgatgcacaaaagcagaagtaaaacgtgaattgagagcaaaatagcaaggcattttgcaagcaattcgtgtgtgattcaagtgtgcaaacctgaagctacatgaaccagatagaagaatcagttccaagtgtctgtcttttattctagttcaattgtagtaggtatttttatattgtacctttcagctttatctagaggcaattgtaataggtacttagAGTATTTAAATTAGAGATAACTTGATGTTGTTGTGGCAGTTAGAGGCTGATTGCCACAACGGGATtggagttaatcctaggtttataaaagtgttttgtaaatgtagtttttggctcagtgatttagtggagagtttggaaaaatacTACTGAGAaataggtcgtgattttttcaccttttgagccaggtgttttccacgtaaaatacttgtgttctttactttccgtatttactatttctgcaatagtaggttaaggaacacttagaagaaccaggtccttccatAATCAGTTTAagcgaaaaattggacaccacacaaatcacccccttcttgtgtggtattgaagttaataCATCActgacaccacacaaatcacccctcttgtgtggtattaaaATTAAAACATCGCTGACGCTTCCGGGAGATATAGTTCAAGAGATTGAAGTCGGGTATGAACATCTGGTATGGGAAATAATGGAATAGTAGATACACCTACAATCCCGAGGCTGAGTTCTTCAAGATTCGGGAACCTCCACCAGAACCTTGGATTCTTCTCATCATCATATATCGTGCAAGTGCCAAATGTCTTCAAATTCTCTAGCATTGTTTCTGAAGATTCTTCAAACAATGCTAGGTAACTATCTTCCCATAAGAAGAGAAACTCACTTAGATTCACATGCCTTAGCTTCGTCATTTTCCAGATAGCTGCTGGCGATGTCTTTAAATAACCCCATCTATCTGAATGAACCGTTGAGTTTGAAGTTGGTGCATGTGAGATACCCACTTGAAGTCAAAATTAAAGACATTAATTGCAAGGTACCTCAAGTGAGTTAGTGATTGTACAACCGTAGCCCAAGAACGTGGCAACTCCACATCCAAGAAATGCAACACCCGAACAAGTCTTAATTTAGCAAGTAAAGGTAGAGGATCTGATCGGTTCCATGTGTTGAATACTGGATGAGCAATGAACTCCAAAGACTTTGTTTCCTCGGAGTCCAAAAATAGAACCTTATCTGGCCGATATTCAGAATGATCTAATTGTTCAACCAGATCATCATGAATATAAATGCATAACCGCGATTCCTTGGAGTATTGCAAATGTTGATATGGATTGTATGGCACTGCGAGCTGCTTAAACTTTTTTTCTCTAAGTTTTCCACCACAAAACTCACGCACTACATCGTGCAGTATGCAGTATTTTATGTCACCATCAAGTCTCTTCTCAGAGACCATTACTAGGCTTCTGTTAAGCAGATCATTCAAGAAAACTCCAGCTGCTTCCTCCATATTTTCTGTTTCAACATTCAGTACAAACTCTTCACCCATCCAAAGCTTCAGCAAATCAGACACCGGAATCCTATAGTCTTCTGGAAACGATCCCATGTACAGAAGGCAAGGCTTTAAGTGGTCTtctaaatggtcataacttgattGCATTACCTTCATGCTTTGCTCTCCTAAAACATGAGAACTTAAGTCATTTGCAACCACAAGCCACAAGGACGCCTCCCTTTCCATTTTCACAATAATTCCAGCAATCAGGACAACCACAAGAGGCAATCCCTTACAGTGTTGGGCAACTTGTAATCCTGCATCCCGTAGATCCGGAGGACACCTCTCTCCTCAAAATACTTTCTTTTGCAATAATTCCCAACTCCCTTCCAATGTTAGAAATCTAAGAGAATAAGGATCACTGCGGTGTTGAAGATGCTTAGCCACTTCTTTAATTCGAGTTGTTACCATTACTCTACTTCCATCTTCACCTTTAGGGAAACGTAATCCCAAATCTTCCCATGCCTCGACTTCCCATATATCATCTAACACAATGAGATATCTCGTGCCTATTAGACTCTTGCGCAACTTGTCAGCTATGTCATCATCCTTTTTGATTTTGCTAGATGTTGTTTGTTCATGTTGGGCTGTCAAAAGTCTCACACAAGAAGCCCAATATAATAGTTGGATACCCGGCCCAATTATGTAACAAAAGCCCATAAATGTAATACTGATATAGAGAGTTTCTTCTGGAACATTTCAGATACAACatgaaataaaatgaaaaatatcTTTATTCTCTCCTGTTGCTCGACCTATGGCTTTTCTCTTCTCATTTTCAATTTCTCTTAATCGACTCCAACAATGGAgtctaacatggtatcagagcctagtaATCCATCCGTCTTGATGAGAGCTTTCGTCTGATGGTACCCGTGTGCTTTGGTTCAATGGTTTTGGTCCGATAATGGTTTTGGTCGATCTGAGTGATTTTTGGATTTCTTCGAGTTTTCTCGATTTCTTCGATTTCTTCTTCCGTTTCTGCATTTAGAAGACCTTAACTTCTTCAGGTGTGCGAAGAAGGAGGGTAAAATTTCTGACTTTCATTTACATGTGAAATTAATGTAAGAAGGAGGGTAAAAATTCTGACTTTCATTTGCATGTGAAATTAGTGTACGATTAGGGTCTTTCTCTGCTCGATTTTGTCTGTGATATAGTGATATATGTGTTATCTCGCTCTATTGAGACTAGTTATCATAAAAAATCGTAATTACTTTGCCTGAATATGGGAAGTccttcctccattactgatggtTTTGTTGAGTTCACTTTGGACTCAGCTCACCCTTTATACGTTCATCCATCCGATAGTCGTGGTAGTCGGTTAGTTGTTATCCCTTTCAATGGGACTGGTTTTGTACACTGGCGAAGTAGTATGCTCATCTCACTTTCCGCTAAAAATAAATTAGGCTTAGTCACTGGGAAAGTTCCTCAACCTCCGCCCAATTCTCCTTATTATCCTTACTGGGAGCGATGTAATGATATGGTAAAGGCTTGGATTACCAATTCATTAACTAGGGAGATAGCAGTTAGTGTCATGTGTTTCAACACTGCTAGAAAAGTATGGAGTGATATAAATGAAATATTTGGACAATTTAATGGATCCAAGTACATTTAAATCCAAAGGAAAATCAGTTCTAACTCACAAGGGTCTTCTGATATTGCCACTTACTTCACCAGAATGAGGGCTCTTTGGGATGAGTTAAACTCTGCATATGTTGGTCCTACTTGTTCCCGTGGGGCTCTACCCAAATTCATATAAGACCAACACCTTTTTCAATTCCTAAGTGGGTTGAATGAGCCATATTCCACTGTAAAGAGTAGTATCATTCTCATGTCTCCACTCCCATCCATTAGTAAGGCTTATTCTCTGCTCCAACATGATGAAAGTCAAAAGGAGAATCAACCTCTAGCCTTGGGTTTTTCTGGTGATTCGGCATCCTTCTCTGCCACTACAACTAATTCAGTACATGTCAATCAAATGAATTTCCAATACAATACCAGATCTTATAACCAAAGAATTAACTTTGATCCAAAAAGGAATTCACCATATGTGTCTTGTAAGTACTACAAAAAGCCAGGTCACACAGTAGAAAAATGCTATAGACTCCATGGCTTCCCTGCTGATTTCAAATTCACCAAAAATAAGAGATCTGCCTCTTGTGTTCAAGTAGAAGAACTTGTTGTTGATATTGGTCCTAGCATCAAGTCTAGTGACTCCACAGCTTATGGTTTCAGCAAAGAACAGTATCAACACTTCATGTCTCTTTTTCAGCAGACTCACATATCTCCTGGGGTCCATTCTTTATCTTCTGATAAAAATATTGGTTATGCCAACTTTGCAGGTGTGTGTCATCTTCCTGTTGATCAATTTTCTGTAGTTCATTCTGTAGTACATTCTTTGTCCGCTCAGTTAGGAAAAATACCTTGGATACTAGATTCAGGTGCCACTAATCACATGACTTCCAATAAACAATTCTTACATAATTTACAACCCTTACCTAAACCTTACTTAATCACTTTACCAAATGGTTATAAAGTCAAAGTAATATCTACCGGTTCTTTACTTCTTAGGAGAGACATTGTTTTACACAATGTACTTTTAgttccttctttccacttcaatcTTATTTCTATATACCAACTTCTTTCTCAATTGCAATGCTTAGCATTATTTAGCAGTCACTCTTGTTTTCTATGGGGCCCTTCTCTGAATAGACCATTGGAAATTGGTAGAGCTTCACATGGGTTGTACTTTCTGCTTCCTGACATGCTTGAGTATTCACCTTTTGTTTCTACTATTTCTTTTGTTACTGCTTGTAATGTTCTTCCTTCTAATTCTATTTCCCCTTTCCCCAGTCCCTCTTGTATTTCTACCACTAGTGTTAATAAACGTGATTTGTTTTGGCACCAAAGATTGGGACATATGCCCTTTCATAAGATGAAGTCTATTCCATTTCTATCTAACATAGTTTCTTCTAAACAGTCATTTTTCTGCCCTGTGTATAGGCAACAAAGACTTTCCTTTCCTGAAAGACATATCAAATCCACTTCTCCTTTCCAACTTGTCCATTTAGATCTATGGGGCCCTTACCATACTAGGACAAATAATGGGTTTAGATACTTTCTTACCATTGTGGATGATTTCTCTAGGGTTACATGGACCCATCTCTTATCTTGTAAGAGTAATGCCTTCTCCATTATCAAGGCTTTCACTAATATGGTTTAGATTCACTTTCATTCCTCTATTCAAACTTTCAGGGTTGATAATACCTTTGAATTAGGCAGTAGTTCTGAAGTACAAATATTTTTCTCTGAAAATAGGATTCTTCACCAAACCACTATTCTACATACCccacaacaaaatggggtagttgAAAGAAAACATAAACATTTATTAGAGACTTCTAGAGCCCATTTATTAGAGACTTCTAGAGCCTTACTTTTTCAATCTCACcttcttgtcaaatattgggGTGAATGTGTCTTGACTGCCACTTATATCATAAATAGGATGCCTTCTTCTGTCTTGGGGAACATGTCTCCTTTTCAAAGGTTGCATGGTGTCTCTCCTTCCTATGAACATAGCTAGGATTGTTAAGCAATATATCATCAATTCCTTATTTCATGAACATGTTTTTCCTTACTCTTCACCCTCTTCCCTAGTACATCATACTCATCCTGTTCCTTTGGTGGATTGTGCCTCCACTCCTTCTCCCCCTTACTTCTCCTCTGCTCCTTCATCTTCTTCACCTCATTCTCCTCCTACGTATGTCCCTCTTACCTCTGATTCTCCTTCTGCCATTTTTATGCCAACTACTCCTCTGCTTAGGAAGTCTATCTGGGTCTGCCACACTCCTCCCTATCTTAAAGACTACATTTTCTCCTATTTTTAAGCTCACTACCATCAAGTATTGATTACACTGAGACCTTCTCTCCTGTTGTTAAGTTCACTACCATCAAGTGTCTTCTTTCTCTTGCTGCTAAGAGGGACTGGACTGTGTATCAAATTGATGTGAATAATGCCTTTTTTTATGGTGACCTTCATGAAGAAGTGTATATGAAACTTCCACCTGGTCTTCAGATTTTCACTTCTGCAGCTTCTGATTCTTCTCCCTTGGTTTGCAAGCTGAACAAGTCACTTTATGGCCTCAAACAGGCTTCGAGGCAGTGATTTTCTAAACTGTCTGAGGCTCTGCTATCTAGAGGCTACATTTCAAGTAAGAATGACTATTTTCTCTTTACCAAGTCATCTAATTCCTCCTTAACAGCCTTGgctgtctatgttgatgatatattgctTGCTGGGGGTGATATAGATGAGCTTGATAGTCTGAAATCCTTCTTGGATTCTCAGTTCAAGATCAAAGATCTGGGGTCTGTCCATTATTTTTTGGGCTTGGAGGTTACCAAGAATAGTCAGGGTTACTTGGCCAGTCAATAGAAATTTACTTCTGACCTCTTGGATGAATTCAACTGTATGCATTTCCTTAAGTCATCTGTCAAATTAACTTCTGACATGGGCCAACCACTTACTGATCCCAGTCTTTATAGAAGACTTGTGGGGAAACTAAATTTTTTACAACATACGAGACATGATATTGCATTTTCTGTCCAACATTTGAGTTAGTTCCTTCAAGCTCCTCAGGTTCCCCCACATGTTGACTGCTATACATGTTCTCAGGTACTTGATGAATGCACCCGGGCAAGGAATTCTCCTTTCAAAGTCTCCTGTCAGTTCTCTTGTAGCATATTCTGACTCTGATTGGGCCGCATGTACTGAGTCTCGCAAGTCTGTCACTAGCTTTTTCATTAGTTTTGGTGGTTGCCCTATTTCTTGGAAATGCAAGAAGTAGCCTACAATCTCTCTTTCCTCTGCTAAAGCTGAATACAGAGCTCTGAGGAAAGTTGTGGCTGAAATCTCCTGGCTGGTTTATTTATTTGCTGATCTTGGTCTGATTTTTCACTCTCTTGTTCAGGTGTTTTGTGACAGCCAAGCTGCACTTCATATTGCCAAATTTTTTGTCTTTCACGAGAGGACTAAGCATATTGACATTGACTGTCATTTTGTTCATGATTGCTTACAAATTGGCTTGATCTCTCTTCACCACATTTCTACTGCTGACCAGCCTGCTGACATTTTAACCAAGTCTCTTGCAGGGCCTCTTCACCATCACCTGCTTGGCAATCTTGGAGTGGCTTCCCCCTCCAGCTTGAGAGGGGGTGTTGGGATGTCAAAAGTCTCAGACAAGAAGCCCAATAGAATAGTTGGATACCCGGCCTAATTATGTAACAAAAGCCCATAAATGTAATACTGATATAGAGAGTTTCTTCTGGAATATTTTAGATACAACatgaaataaaatgaaaaatatcTTTCTTCTCTCTTGTTGCTCGACCTAGGGCTTTTCTCTTCTCACTTTCAATTTCTCTCAATCGACTCCAATAATGGAGTCTAACAGTTCAAGAATCTCAGCTAAGGATCACTGCGGTGTTGAAGATGCTTAGCCACTTCTTCAATTCGAGTTGTTACAATTACTCTACTTCCATCTTCACCTTTAGGGAAACATAATCCCAAATCTTCCCATGCCTCGACTTCCCATATATATCATCTAATACAATGAGATATCTCCTGCCTATTAGACTCTTGCACAACTTGTCAGCTATGTCATCATCCTTTTTGATTTTGCTAGATGTTGTTTGTTCAAGAATCTCAGCTAACAATGTCTTCACATTATATGTTTGTGAGACAGTACACCATACCTTAATATCAAAGTGATTAGCAACAGAGGGATTGTTGTACACCTTCCTTGCCAAAGTTGTTTTACCGAGTCCGGCCATTCCAAATATTGAAATAAAATCTAGCTCCTTTGTTCCTCCAGTCAATTTTTGCACTATACTTTCTGCATCTTTCACAAAGCCCACAACTTCCTCATCAGTTGATGGAAAATCACGTTTGGTGGAAGGATTCATGTCAATTAGCCTGGTGTCTCTCACGATTGTGGAAACTAAAGTCCAATGGTCTTATGTTTTGTTAAGACTTGTATAATTATATTGTATATGTTAATTGTATAGTTAGTGATGTTAGTTAATTATAATTGAGTAGAGTTAGTTACGTAGTTAGTGGCTAGCTCAGCATTAGTTGTATCCACACATGTATATACTCGGTGTAGTAATGAGAAAGGAGTCAGATTTTCACTTTTCAATTTCTACTTTTATCTCTCACAAACTCTCTCTCATAGAATCCTCTAGAAGGACTCCATTGGAGCTCCGGATCGAGCTTCAAGCTCATCCTCAATGTCAGATTTAACATGGTATAAGAGCGAGGGACGCTCATGCTCGACTATCCGTCATCGTCTCCATCAAATTTCCCCATTTTTTCCTTCCCATAATTCTGCTTTTCTGGTCTGATCGATTGTTTTTGCCCTAATTTCTTCAAATCGCAAATTGTCAATCTATTCTTCAAATTTATACTGGAATTAATGTGTAACTCAACGAAATCTTACACTCATGGCCACATTAGATCAGGAAGACACATCTGCTTGTGTCGCCGCTGCGACAAAGTTTGGAATAGATCCAAGCGATACTCTTTATCTACGTCCGTCAGATAATCATGGAGCGATGCTCGCCTCAGTTCCTTTTAGTGGAATTGGATATAGGTCTTGGAGACGCAGTGTTATGCATGGTCTATCCGTCAAAAATAAGCTTGGGTTTATAAGTGGAGAATGTAAATCACTAGAGCCTCAATCTCAGAGATTCCGACAATGGGAGCGATGTGACGATATGGTAACATCTTGGATTCTAAATTCACTCTCTAAAGACATCGCAGACAGTGTGGAATATGCTAATAatgttgttgagttgtggatAGAATTGGAGGATCGATATGAGTAGACTAATGGTGCTAGGCTATACCAGATCCAAAGGGAGATAAACGACTTATCTCAAGGTGTGCTGGATATTACAGGTTATTATACTAAGATGAAGAAGCTGTGGGAAGAACTAAATACTTTGAGCAAAAAGACTCATTGCAGCTGTATCTGTACGTGTGGTGCCAAGGAGAATATGCACAAGGCCGAGCAGGACAGAAGATTGATACAATTTCTTATGGGACTTAATGAAGTCTACACTGTCGTACGTGGAAGCATTCTCATGATGAATCCACTACCAAATCTTGCACAAGCCTTCTCACTACTCATTCAAGATGAGAAACAGAGAGAGATCAAGCTAAATAATCAAATGCTATTTGAGTCTGCTTCCCTAAGTGTCAACACATCAAAACCTGGTTCTTACAGAACAAATTATGCTGCCAATAACAGTTCAACTGGAGGCAATAGGCCCCGTCCATTTTGTGACTACTGCAAGAAACTAGGATATACTAAGGACAAATGCTACAAGTTACACGGGTACCCTCAGAACTTTGGAAATTCACACACTCTGAATCCAAATAGAGGACATAACATGAACCAAGATGAAAGGTTCAACAAAGGAAGGAGAATAATAGCTAGTGTGCAGGGGACTCTTTATGAGGCAATGCCAACTGGAAAAGATGGACCAGAAGATGGAAATGAGGTCGGGCAAGTCAACCTCTCTAAGGAACAGTATGGACAGATCATAAACTTGCTGCAACATTTTCAAATTGGAACAAGAGGAGAAAGCTCCAGTTGCACAAACTATGTCAATCGTGCTGTGAACTTTGTAGGTATACTAGTATGAACTTCCTCTATTGATTTTAGCAAATTGTCCTGTGAGTGCTTCAAAAACAAGGCAGACTCTTGGATATTAGATTCAGGAGCATCTAATCACATGACCTTCAATATGTCCTTATTAACCAACATTGTAACCTTACCATATACCTTATTGGTAGTTCTTCCAAACGGATATAAGGTAAGAGTAACACAAATTGGAAGTGTGACATTGTTTCCTAAGATCATTTTGCATAAGGTTATGTACATACCTTCCTTCAAATACAACCTCATATCAATTCATTCATTAACTAGTtcaactcctcatagcatagtTGCCTTTACTGATAATATTTGTATTCTGCAGGCCCCTTCAATGAAGAGGCCTCTGGAAATTGGTAAAGTCAGTGATGGACTCTATCTCCTCTGCCCAAGGTGTCTCAGGAACAACCATTCAGAATTAATTGTAAATAGTTCAATTGCTAGTTCTGTTTCTTCCAATTGTTGCACACACAACTCACACTGTTTTCATCATTACACTATAAATAGCTCATTGTCTAGGGATAATTGCACATCTCATTCAGCTGTAAATACATGTTCCCAAAATAATAAAGTGCAACTCCCCATTGTGAATAGTATCAATCCTTCCATTCCTTTAAGTAATGACATAAATGTGTTGTGGCATAACATACTGGGCCATGTGCCCTTTATCAAGATAAAGAGAATATCCAGTATTCTAGCATCTTTCTCACCAAAACAACCATTTACCTGCTCTGTTTGTCCAATGTCAAGACATGGGAGATTACCATTTCCAAAAAAATCCACTAATTCTaccaagatcttccaacttcttcATGTTGATCTCTGGGGTCCTTACCATATGCCAACTTATGACAATTTCAGATATTTCATCACCATGGTGGATGATTACAGTAGATCTACTTGGACTCACCTACTAACCAACAAAAGTAATGCCCTA
It includes:
- the LOC104092972 gene encoding putative late blight resistance protein homolog R1A-3, producing the protein MGFCYIIGPGIQLLYWASCVRLLTAQHEQTTSSKIKKDDDIADKLRKSLIGTRYLIVLDDIWEVEAWEDLGLRFPKGEDGSRVMVTTRIKEVAKHLQHRSDPYSLRFLTLEGSWELLQKKVF
- the LOC138894706 gene encoding uncharacterized protein — translated: MGSPSSITDGFVEFTLDSAHPLYVHPSDSRGSRLVVIPFNGTGFVHWRSSMLISLSAKNKLGLVTGKVPQPPPNSPYYPYWERCNDMVKAWITNSLTREIAVSVMCFNTARKVWSDINEIFGQFNGSKYI
- the LOC104092974 gene encoding putative late blight resistance protein homolog R1A-3, translated to MNPSTKRDFPSTDEEVVGFVKDAESIVQKLTGGTKELDFISIFGMAGLGKTTLARKVYNNPSVANHFDIKVWCTVSQTYNVKTLLAEILEQTTSSKIKKDDDIADKLCKSLIGRRYLIVLDDIYGKSRHGKIWDYVSLKVKMEVE
- the LOC138894707 gene encoding uncharacterized protein — translated: MATLDQEDTSACVAAATKFGIDPSDTLYLRPSDNHGAMLASVPFSGIGYRSWRRSVMHGLSVKNKLGFISGECKSLEPQSQRFRQWERCDDMVTSWILNSLSKDIADSVEYANNVVELWIELEDRYE